The genomic interval aataagcccataattcctaaacaaaaactcagaacttcaagaaattaggtgagcacatgcgacatatgactctaaacaagcatgcagacttttatggagatcggaccataggtggtgctatgagctttaaaaagctttaaaaatcatgtatttccttagtaaattacctgtattggctgtaaatggtctattccatctacgatctaggtggttacatgcttgctaaataaaacataataccctTTTACAcatgcttaaaggccttaaaccacttgaaccccgttaattgctgctcgcagctatatttattattattattagaaagactagctagATTGACCTAGCCATGGTAATGAGGGGCCATCATGGTCTTATGCCTGTTTTTATGTcattacactgtaaatataactggaaataaactggataatatatatatattgggcttatataaataaatatgctcatcaacttttaaaaaggggGAAGAGAACTTGTTGttgttgacataaaaaaaaaaaaataatgccacttgataaatgcatttatacttaaactagggatgtgcgagactagtcgactaaacggttctgatgctgctagtcgacactggaattactagtcagttaatatttcccccattaaactgataataatttttacacatttacgtttggctttatatgtatacagagactgcacttaaattactgtcatattaatgttacatattttaaatagaattaataatacaaatattattttaaaaaagaggatatctggagtcccgtctttcaccagaccatgtcgacgtgttaattttactcatcaaaaaattgatgcttttgagtaagtagcctagaaaataactattttagactaggtatgcaattttttttaatctgctgattaagaaggctattttcaacgatgtgccgactgcttaatgtgttaaaatatcttttattctgtgtgcacgtcatgtttagaatacattaggtttattgcaggctacatcacacgcctattttttctatcctataacaatttttctttttgtttttacacatcggaactgttattggttaacgttctttaccgaacagctgtcatattagatcaatggttaacgcacgactgcacgtcctgaaatacgtgcaacttttcagcgcatttttttctctctcaaagatttggcttagtctacctgttaattattttcaacaatgtcctgactgttttaatatgttaagtaatttttctttgtgatttccgtttagaacaggcttttagggttgttccactgatcctgcactattcattcaattgttttcaataaataaacctgtattcgctaaaggtgaatgcgtgtcatgttctatatttaatgtacagtgatcataattcaaggtgagcacgtcgcagataaatgccccttttcaatggaatttagcatcggatttggaatagattaagtattttaaatgggtcgcataaaaaccttttttttttttttttgtcgttttctgaaggttggtttctctttagactagtcgattacaaaacttccgtttaaacgacagtcaaattagtcgtagcgcacaaacttccgtttaaacgacagtcaaattagtcgtagcgcacatccctattgaaaaccatgaacaaaactatgtaagataaaagaaaatgctaTCCAGGATACATTCAATATAGGTTATgtttttttactatggtgggtcgccacttgatgtccactataaaatctgggtccccaagcaaaaccagttgagaaccattgttCTATAGCATCAGTCTTACAATGGTTGATGTAAATAATCACAGCAAATTAGCGTCAGGGATAAGACAGTAGCCTGTCTACTACAACTCTGTACCTTTTCTGAGCTTCCTGTTTACTTCTGCATTGCTCACAGTAGTACTTGTATTCGCTACATAAGGTCTCTGTGTTGCTGAAACCCCTGTCAATGCAGAGAGAACATGTTAACCTTCCACAAACATTAATGagcattaaaaaagaatgaacacCATCGGGTTACCGTAATATTGTTGTTGCAGTCAAGTGTGAGGTCTGAGGCTTTACCTAAGACAGTGTGTGATGGAGGTATTCTGCTCCACATCTACTGAGAGGTCCAGGAAGTCCTCATCTTTACTGCTCACCTAGGGACAAGAAAGAAAGAGCTCAATAGTCATTCAATTTTCATGCATCTGCCCTGGGTACTTCTGCCACATATACATTAATGacacaaataaatcaaaactgtaaaAGTTCTgtgacttttagtccatgtctttgaAACCATCTGTATTCTAGTGCAATCTTAAAAGCTGACAAAATTAACCTTAAGctgaaatacacatttaaaaagtattgtcTTCCGCTTGGGAAAACAGATCAAAAACATTGATGAGTCATCTTAAATAATAGGAATCCTAAAATAGGAATGTCCCTTCCCCTGAAACTGACAAGTACTAAATCATGGTTTATGGCTGTGACAGCTAAAGCCTGTTATAAAAAAAGGGACCAGCCTTTCTATATGTTCTGCCCAAAGTTCCTGTTTTAATAGGAACTGTGTCCACACACAGGAAAGGAAACTGCATTCGTCAAGTGATTTCATGTGGTCATTTGGataaaacacaaatacatttcaGATCTCACGTCAGCCGAGTGAGTTACCAGCATTTACCCAATTTCTATTTACTGTGACACACTGTTGAAAACTGTCCTCCATGCAAATCCACACAATCTCCCAAACTCAGATGAATCAAATCCTCAGGGCAAATCACACTGTCACAATAAAACCATTATCCCCACTCTTACTTCCTATCCCCATATCTCAATAAGAAAAGCAAGAGCCCCTAGAGAGTGCATCTGACTCACTCTACCTCCTCTGACTCACCGCTTCACAGTTGAGGCACCGTGTCTCATTGGTCAGCGTGCCTTGGAAGATCTCATGCACCCATGTCTGTTGGGTCTTTTCCTCCATTTCACCCTCTCCTGTGCTGCTGCCGCTTCCGCCGCCGCCTCCTCCACCCCCACCGTTCTGCACAACCTTTCCATTCTGCTGTCTCTCTTGGCCCTTCTCCTCCTGTAGCAGGTCTGCAATGGTGTTGAGCAAGTAGTTGAGGAATTCGTGTGCATCCTGCTGCATGTAGTTGTCAAACAACTCTGTAGGTAGAGTAGAAGAAAGTGTTGATAGCATTAGGTAGTTGATTCTTTCCTATCCATCTTATATTTAAACAGTGTTTATATAAACAATGCATGATGATTCAATCACACACAAAGTATTTCatcacttttattattgtttttaggCAACGCAAAATAATACAGACAGTAAATGGACAACACTTCTTTATATTACGTCCTCTTCACTGACTGCAAGTGCAAATGCAACCAGTCAGATTCACGAAGGAATTACTAGCAGATTCTTTTAATGATTCAGTCTAATAGATTTACAAATTCCCAAGCTGTCAGTTTGAATCATTGGAACGAATGTTTCATTGAATGAATCACAGCGACTTAGTGAACAGTAAGTCATCATGACTTTTACTCATGTCCAACTAGTAAAGAACCGAGAACTCGTATTGTGTTATGTGCACTTAAAGTTGAAGtgaaatttctgcaccactagagccactgaatggaattgcaaaaataaaaacattgttttcaaacagctttccacaTATGCCCCCCATCTGCTGATGATCAAACAAAGAAACAGTACGGTGGCTGAgaagtgcacaacacaaccaaatcagcaaagcaaataaaagctgaaagcaTAATGGAAacaagtcacaacacaacaaaatatagccacaacacaacggaaaaccCACAGCACagctaaattaagccacaacacagcaatattaaaagaaaataaatatttgtcaaGCACTTTATTTTAAGTCGTGTGGCAGTCTGATTCAATGCATAGTGGTCATGAAGCTTCTCCAAAGATGCAGAAAGCTGCTCATCCCACTGCAAGTCACTACAAGAGAAGTTTCCTGGTCTACgtgtcacaaaaaaacaaaagaaaaaagttcaCACCATGAAACTTTCCCTGGGCCCTGAGCACTTCGCCATCTGAGTGAAGGCTACGGCCTGCAAACAGCACATTTTCACAGGAGCAGGACACATTATAAGAGCTGCTATAAGAATAGCCGCAGGTACTGCAACATCATTTTTGCTTCATTGGCCATATGGATTCAAGCaaatgttgatgaaaatatgtgCATTAAGAGTTCTGGTAGAAACCCAACCAGGTTCCGTTGTCCAGAACACTCTAGGACAAATAAGTAAAACGTTTTTAATAATAGTTCTTTTTTGATACTTTTGTTGTGCTGTCTTATTTCATCATGTTGTGGCTTAAATTCATTGTGTTAAGGCTTAATTTAGCTGTGCTGTGGTTTCatatcattgtgttgtggctttcttctgttttgtttgtgttgctaATTTGGCTGTGTTGTGCTCCCCTCGGCCAACATAAAACAGTCCaccccaaactcaagccattggttgagtcaatgttgttgtgtagGGCTGGGCAGgccactcaaaacaaacaaaggaatttTTATAATGCTACAGAGACACAAAATTTAcggttttcgagaaaattaaccaacaaatggcttacttatagtcgtctctacatattaagctgggacaaaaaaaaaaaaaaaaaaaaaaagtaacgccaaaaaagttacacactaaaggtcaaccgatagtggattttgacaataccaataactaaggttgtggaaaaggctgataaccgattaatcgtccAACAGTTTTTAAAACTGACTTATAAaatttatagaatgtattttCTTAATATGACGGGCATAGACATTGTGgctgcaagagtccaaaatgaataaaatcccagcagTTTATTGCGCaactaaaatcccaataataaccagaaaaaaaatgtagaacttggtgcataacatgggacttttaactacaAACAAGCCCGGAATACActtacttattttgaaatgacagagacttggctccgttacaatcttctatatttatgtatttaccaaattaagctttttttttttttatattatatatatatatatatatatatatatatatatatatatattatagctaTAGTCATatatttttgccaataactgatagttccaaaaagcaactatcggcacagattaatcgtaAAACCgttatatcggtctacctctattacacacttcagctttaaggtttGTGATACTTAAATCAGTACGCTATAATTACTAACAGgatgtttatataaaaacactttagtttaatttagtttttgtaaaaaatggtctttaaataaaaacatatacacatatatatatatatggctgcaaatacagaattctgtagaaaacactgcatatatgtaaatattatattaaactgGTTCCAAACAACATCTAAGTATATATGtctacattcaaaatatatataaacatactggGCCATGTTTATTAACTGTGTCACTATCCACAGTGCAAGGCTAAACAGTTTCTGTATTTAGCTACATGTTCAAAATTATCAGTTCATGGATCTCTTAAATACCTGCATAAATTCCCCAACAACCCACATCAATAACATCTCCCATGTCAGTCAGTCCAATCCCTTATTGTAACAACCAGGCTTCTCTCTCACCATTTTCCTTCCTCAGCCGGGAGATGAACTTCTTTGGTGGAATGACTCCCACTTTCTTCTTCTGGGTCGCAATGCTGTTGAACAGGTCAGCCAGGCAGGTAAGCAGGCTCTCTTTACGTCGTGGCTGGATCTTATAGGCCAGTACTTTCTCGCGGAAGGGCCGGCAGAAGTACAGTGCCTGCAACACTGAGTTGCAGTAGCAGGTGTTGCCAAACTAAGAGACCAGATTGTGGATGGACAAAGAAACAGACCACAGAGTGATAAGGTGAAAACAAATGTTATGATACACATGCACATGTGAGTGTATCAGATCTACCATTAATACTTCAGACACTGTAAGCAATACCTTGCAAGATATATGGAGAGGTTCTATGGATTTTGCAGCCTTTTATACATGCTTGCCAAATTTGCTATTTGCTAAGTGATGGTGcattatatttaaaagattccAGATGCTTTAAAATGTGAAAAGTAAAAAGGCAAAGTCATCTTCTATTTATAGCATATTTACTGCTGTAGAGAATAATATAAACTTACATTGACCAGCCCAAAGTAGTGTTCATTAACAGGGAACTGTTCCGGTCCAATCTCCTTTTCCAAAGCAGAGGCATTGGCGCCCTACAGAGAACAGAAACACCAATAAAATTTATCTTTGCTCATGGGGTCTCAATAATACAACAGCCTGAGTGCCCAGGAATACCCTAGACCTTTTTTGAGACTAACAGGAACATCCTGTTTGTGGAGTATGATGCCAGGCTTGGCATTAACAGGATGCAGTTGCCGGGCAAGCATACTCACCAAGTTTCACTAGGGGAGAATAATGGCAGATATGTTAGAAGTATTTGTGTCTGGGTACAGTCTGTGACTATACAAATGCTAAAAGGCCTATGTAACGCTGTGCTCTGGGTCTGAAAGCAGTTTCTGGAAGGATAGAGCACCAGAGGGATCTGATTCATCATGACTGAGGTAAGAAATGCAAGAAGGCTTTCTTTTCTCAACTGAAGTACATCCATACATATGTTGTTGCTTGTGCTCTCCAGTATGCAAGAATCCAGATATGCAagaacacgcacacacatatgtatGCGACATTGTTTGACAGTGTGTGTATGCTCTTGCATACTGGAGAGCACAATCAACAAGACATAAGACATAAATCTATGTCTTATCTCCATAACTGATAGGATAGCTACACAATTATCAGTACCCACTGGTAACTAAGGAAGTTGCCACATAAACAACATCTGCTATTTGTAGCATTTATTGATTGCtatgaataaatattaaactgttcTTCTAAGAGAACACCCACTAACTATcctcaaacaaaaaagaaataagatTTCACTATTTATTATTTAGCTTAGTATAATAAAGACATAACAACACAGAGTGCATTACAAACCCTAAACTTTAAGCTGAATCACTTCTAGATGTAGTATAATTGTCTCGCTttcttatttaaaattaaataagcaCCACTAATTAACTGAGTCAACTGAATCAGCTTTGTGTCCCTCAGataatattaaaaacataaaaacaacttTAGCAGTGGAGCTATTATCTTATGTATGACTTCGCCTGTACGACACCATGTTCATACATCTTc from Myxocyprinus asiaticus isolate MX2 ecotype Aquarium Trade chromosome 1, UBuf_Myxa_2, whole genome shotgun sequence carries:
- the usp12b gene encoding ubiquitin carboxyl-terminal hydrolase 12, coding for MEILMTVRKIASICTMGANASALEKEIGPEQFPVNEHYFGLVNFGNTCYCNSVLQALYFCRPFREKVLAYKIQPRRKESLLTCLADLFNSIATQKKKVGVIPPKKFISRLRKENELFDNYMQQDAHEFLNYLLNTIADLLQEEKGQERQQNGKVVQNGGGGGGGGGSGSSTGEGEMEEKTQQTWVHEIFQGTLTNETRCLNCEAVSSKDEDFLDLSVDVEQNTSITHCLRGFSNTETLCSEYKYYCEQCRSKQEAQKRMRVKKLPMILALHLKRFKYMDQLHRYTKLSYRVVFPLELRLFNTSGDATNPDRLYDLVAVVVHCGSGPNRGHYITIVKSHGFWLLFDDDIVEKIDAQAIEEFYGLTSDISKNSESGYILFYQSRD